Proteins from a single region of Aquipuribacter hungaricus:
- a CDS encoding ABC transporter permease, with product MATTTSPTTPAAAPGSRSRSPLLEKLDWRRYIIYIGFVLVFLVFAVTLNDNGFLTTNNLLNIVRQSAIIAIIAVGMTYVIACAEIDLSVGSTAGLASVITAMAISDYGLLAGVAAGLLVGVVVGSINGALVSMLNIPSFLVTLGMLGIAVGVAQWITDSAPQPILDPTYNLVFGGGNFGPVPGLLVWMAIVVALGAVGLAKTRFGRQVLATGGNRMAADFTGINTRRVKFQVLVISSVLAALAGMLYAGRLESGRFQWGTGDELSAIAAVILGGTSLFGGAGSVVGTLVGALLIGLINNGLVLAGLDTSQQQVVRGVIIILAVALARRK from the coding sequence ATGGCCACCACCACGTCCCCCACAACGCCGGCCGCCGCCCCCGGGAGCCGGAGCCGCAGCCCCCTGCTCGAGAAGCTCGACTGGCGCCGCTACATCATCTACATCGGCTTCGTCCTGGTGTTCCTCGTGTTCGCCGTCACCTTGAACGACAACGGCTTCCTCACGACCAACAACCTGCTCAATATCGTCCGCCAGTCCGCGATCATCGCGATCATCGCCGTGGGCATGACCTACGTGATCGCGTGCGCGGAGATCGACCTGTCCGTGGGGTCGACGGCCGGACTGGCCAGCGTGATCACGGCGATGGCGATCTCCGACTACGGACTCCTTGCCGGCGTGGCCGCAGGCCTCCTGGTGGGGGTCGTGGTGGGGTCGATCAACGGCGCGCTCGTCAGCATGCTCAACATCCCGTCGTTCCTGGTGACGCTCGGCATGCTCGGCATCGCCGTCGGCGTGGCGCAGTGGATCACCGACTCCGCCCCCCAGCCGATCCTGGACCCGACCTACAACCTCGTCTTCGGCGGCGGCAATTTCGGACCGGTACCCGGCCTGCTCGTGTGGATGGCGATCGTCGTCGCCCTCGGCGCTGTCGGCCTGGCCAAGACCCGCTTCGGGCGCCAGGTCCTGGCCACCGGTGGCAACCGGATGGCAGCGGACTTCACCGGGATCAACACCCGTCGGGTCAAGTTCCAGGTTCTGGTGATCTCCTCCGTGCTGGCCGCCCTGGCGGGCATGCTCTACGCGGGTCGGCTCGAGTCGGGACGCTTCCAGTGGGGCACCGGCGACGAGCTGTCGGCGATCGCCGCGGTCATCCTCGGCGGCACCAGCCTGTTCGGCGGGGCCGGCTCGGTCGTCGGCACGCTCGTCGGGGCCCTGCTGATCGGCCTCATCAACAACGGGCTCGTGCTCGCCGGGCTGGACACCAGCCAGCAGCAGGTCGTCCGCGGCGTCATCATCATCCTCGCCGTGGCGCTGGCGAGGCGGAAGTGA
- a CDS encoding gluconate 2-dehydrogenase subunit 3 family protein, with protein sequence MTDDTFFDPHQRATIAAAMARMIPTDDVPGAAEAGTIDFLDRYLSGPGYVYAAPDGDGFETLTGRRLEAWTRRIAVVRERYVAGVELLDAAARRRGADFVDLGPEAQDQVLREVERPEGREEEADLARSQVTLYGAPVEVALQQTSAEVDLGFLPLLALHTRQGFYADPVYGGNRDHVGWQVIGFPGPASLAEVHQGLYTTIDYFADNRVHPGTED encoded by the coding sequence ATGACCGACGACACGTTCTTCGACCCGCACCAGCGGGCGACCATCGCCGCGGCTATGGCCCGCATGATCCCTACCGACGACGTGCCCGGCGCGGCCGAGGCCGGGACGATCGACTTCCTCGACCGGTACCTGTCCGGCCCCGGGTACGTCTACGCGGCGCCCGACGGCGACGGCTTCGAGACGCTGACCGGGCGACGGCTCGAGGCCTGGACCCGCCGCATCGCCGTGGTCCGCGAACGGTACGTCGCCGGCGTCGAGCTGCTGGACGCCGCCGCCCGCAGGCGCGGCGCGGACTTCGTCGACCTCGGCCCCGAGGCCCAGGACCAGGTCCTGCGCGAGGTCGAGCGCCCCGAGGGGCGCGAGGAGGAGGCGGACCTCGCCCGCAGCCAGGTCACCCTCTACGGCGCGCCCGTGGAGGTGGCCCTGCAGCAGACCAGCGCCGAGGTCGACCTCGGGTTCCTCCCGCTGCTCGCGCTGCACACGCGCCAAGGCTTCTACGCCGACCCGGTCTACGGCGGCAACCGGGACCACGTCGGCTGGCAGGTGATCGGCTTCCCGGGGCCGGCGAGCCTCGCCGAGGTCCACCAGGGCCTCTACACCACCATCGACTACTTCGCCGACAACCGGGTCCACCCCGGCACGGAGGACTGA
- a CDS encoding GMC family oxidoreductase: MTTTRHDRTDVLIIGAGASGATAAKVLTERGLRVVALEKGPWRTKETFSGDELASINRYDLWPDPLLNPRTHRTGADQPATEQLFCPVPQMVGGGTVHWQGWLPRFTEDDFRFHSVVGGVPGASLADWPITYAELEPYYTAVEWAFGVSGQAGANAFESFRSKGYPCPPMPMSRYAEKYHAGASALGWNSFPTPQAALSQPFDGRPATVLSAFAQQHGDPTGTRSSALNVFVPHAVATGRYDLRPDSYVREITVDERGRARGAVYEDAQGTLHEQRADVVVLACGAVETARLMLLSTSARHPHGLANDNDLVGRNVTFHEFSSAVATFDDPVYAWAGGGYVSASSFQFYAHDDDRGFAGGGHMASSGVGIPLPINWTMPDRPAWGAEAKRIDRELFNHSMAASMVVHDLPQHDNRVDLDDTVVDDWGLPVARITLTPHENDLAMGRFLIDRSAEIMEAAGATSVQRVYPERVTGNCSHQHGTTRMGDDPATSVLDRDCRAHTVDNLFVVDGGSFPTGTGANPTLTIMANAWRVADRIADGRDARTTS, translated from the coding sequence ATGACCACGACCCGTCACGACCGCACGGACGTCCTGATCATCGGCGCAGGGGCCTCCGGCGCCACGGCGGCGAAGGTCCTCACCGAGCGCGGGCTGCGTGTCGTCGCCCTGGAGAAGGGGCCCTGGCGCACCAAGGAGACCTTCAGCGGCGACGAGCTCGCCAGCATCAACCGCTACGACCTGTGGCCCGACCCGCTCCTCAACCCCCGTACGCACCGCACGGGGGCGGACCAGCCGGCCACCGAGCAGCTGTTCTGCCCCGTCCCGCAGATGGTCGGCGGGGGCACCGTGCACTGGCAGGGCTGGCTGCCCCGGTTCACCGAGGACGACTTCCGCTTCCACAGCGTCGTGGGGGGCGTCCCGGGGGCCTCCCTGGCCGACTGGCCCATCACCTACGCCGAGCTCGAGCCCTACTACACCGCGGTCGAGTGGGCCTTCGGTGTCTCGGGCCAGGCCGGGGCCAACGCCTTCGAGTCCTTCCGCTCCAAGGGCTATCCCTGCCCACCGATGCCCATGTCGCGGTACGCGGAGAAGTACCACGCCGGTGCGTCCGCGCTCGGCTGGAACTCCTTCCCGACCCCGCAGGCCGCCCTGTCCCAGCCCTTCGACGGCCGGCCCGCGACGGTCCTCAGCGCCTTCGCGCAGCAGCACGGCGACCCCACGGGGACCCGGTCGAGCGCTCTCAACGTGTTCGTGCCCCACGCGGTGGCGACCGGACGGTACGACCTGCGCCCGGACAGCTACGTCCGGGAGATCACCGTCGACGAGCGCGGGCGCGCCCGGGGCGCGGTCTACGAGGACGCGCAGGGCACCCTGCACGAGCAGCGGGCCGACGTCGTCGTCCTGGCCTGCGGGGCGGTCGAGACGGCCCGGCTGATGCTGCTCTCCACGTCGGCCCGGCACCCGCACGGCCTGGCCAACGACAACGACCTGGTGGGCCGCAACGTCACCTTCCACGAGTTCAGCTCGGCCGTGGCCACCTTCGACGACCCGGTCTACGCGTGGGCCGGCGGGGGCTACGTCAGCGCGAGCTCGTTCCAGTTCTACGCCCACGACGACGACCGCGGGTTCGCCGGCGGCGGGCACATGGCCTCGTCGGGGGTCGGCATCCCGCTGCCGATCAACTGGACCATGCCGGACCGGCCGGCCTGGGGCGCAGAGGCCAAGCGCATCGACCGCGAGCTCTTCAACCACTCGATGGCGGCGTCGATGGTGGTGCACGACCTGCCGCAGCACGACAACCGCGTCGACCTGGATGACACCGTCGTGGACGACTGGGGCCTGCCGGTCGCGCGGATCACCCTGACCCCGCACGAGAACGACCTCGCCATGGGCCGGTTCCTCATCGACCGCAGCGCCGAGATCATGGAGGCGGCAGGGGCGACCAGCGTCCAGCGGGTCTACCCCGAGCGGGTCACCGGCAACTGCTCCCACCAGCACGGCACGACGCGCATGGGCGACGACCCCGCCACCTCGGTGCTCGACCGGGACTGCCGGGCGCACACCGTCGACAACCTCTTCGTGGTCGACGGCGGCTCGTTCCCGACCGGCACCGGCGCCAACCCGACCCTCACCATCATGGCGAACGCGTGG
- a CDS encoding Gfo/Idh/MocA family protein, with protein MNAPPLRHGIIGTGFMATVHSRAVRRSSGVLSLVAGATPESGQAAAVSLGARAGAADAAELVASPEVDVVHVCTPNNTHAPLVRLALQAGKHVVCEKPLATCPDEAAELAGLAAAAGVVAAVPFVYRFYPTVRHAAAMVARGEAGPLWLLHGSYLQDWLSTPGRSNWRVDAAQGGASRAFGDIGIHWCDLMEFVTGHRITALVARTAVAHPERAGSVVTTEDGASVVFETDRGATGSLVVSQASPGRKNRLEFSFDGTLASLAFDQERPEELWVGGTNGNRTVLRDPAALDPAAAGYAVLPAGHPQGYQDSFDAFVADVSRQVRGDQVPGLPSFADGARAARITDAVLRSARTRTWVEVPA; from the coding sequence GTGAACGCCCCGCCGCTGCGTCACGGCATCATCGGTACCGGGTTCATGGCGACCGTCCACTCCCGCGCGGTCCGACGTAGCAGCGGGGTCCTCTCCCTGGTGGCCGGCGCCACCCCCGAGAGCGGCCAGGCCGCCGCGGTGTCCCTGGGCGCCCGTGCGGGAGCGGCGGACGCGGCCGAGCTCGTGGCCTCCCCGGAGGTCGACGTCGTGCACGTCTGCACGCCTAACAACACCCACGCGCCCCTGGTGCGCCTGGCGCTGCAGGCCGGGAAGCACGTGGTCTGCGAGAAGCCGCTGGCGACCTGCCCGGACGAGGCGGCCGAGCTCGCCGGGCTCGCGGCAGCAGCGGGCGTGGTGGCCGCCGTCCCGTTCGTCTACCGCTTCTACCCCACGGTCCGCCACGCCGCGGCCATGGTGGCCCGCGGCGAGGCGGGGCCCCTGTGGCTGCTGCACGGCTCCTACCTGCAGGACTGGCTATCCACTCCCGGCCGGAGCAACTGGCGGGTGGACGCCGCGCAGGGCGGGGCGTCGCGGGCGTTCGGTGACATCGGCATCCACTGGTGCGACCTCATGGAGTTCGTCACCGGGCACCGCATCACCGCGCTCGTGGCCCGGACGGCGGTCGCGCACCCCGAGCGGGCAGGCTCCGTGGTCACCACCGAGGACGGCGCCTCGGTCGTCTTCGAGACCGACCGGGGAGCCACCGGCTCCCTCGTGGTCTCGCAGGCCTCGCCCGGCCGCAAGAACCGTCTGGAGTTCTCCTTCGACGGGACGCTCGCCTCCCTGGCCTTCGACCAGGAACGACCGGAGGAGCTGTGGGTCGGCGGCACGAACGGCAACCGCACCGTGCTGCGCGACCCCGCCGCGCTCGACCCCGCGGCCGCCGGCTACGCCGTGCTGCCGGCCGGGCACCCGCAGGGCTACCAGGACAGCTTCGATGCCTTCGTCGCCGACGTCTCGCGCCAGGTACGCGGCGACCAGGTGCCCGGCCTGCCGTCCTTCGCCGACGGCGCACGCGCCGCTCGGATCACTGATGCGGTGCTGCGCTCGGCGCGCACCCGGACCTGGGTGGAGGTACCCGCATGA